The proteins below are encoded in one region of Kazachstania africana CBS 2517 chromosome 6, complete genome:
- the RIM4 gene encoding Rim4p (similar to Saccharomyces cerevisiae RIM4 (YHL024W); ancestral locus Anc_4.33) has product MVSTTKSTSSSSSNSCNAEQYLAENELLISDQDISSHSKSSTMEKIINTQNDNTSDFDGDDDDDESNGSSLENEFDRKVSIKEDCASKNINTSSNNSTTSNGPRGLPSSCVFVASLAATLSDDKLCISVAEKFKQYGKLNGVKVLRDQENRPYAFVQYANDHDANLALKEAHGSTLNGRIIRCERARVNRTLFINHNLPISFTEVEDFCTSFGELEQIVPSRDKNQFSQKYTYPITISNSWFVRFVYRDDAIRCFANLKTDSNWHNVQWAQNINVPKKFNLLSKQQQGISTNKLDQVSVGYDMESSATSSSSSSSSTNLFKSQSRNDNNIDISIDKRSIFVGQLPDETNYDNLKNHFQLHGEISDINLIHKQTNVFAFIEYETENAAASALEKENHSIFLNKTIHVQYKEIGGLHNNRKNFRRLSNLNQNNSNNNNSPLKFNGPQLNLAPPPINMFRRRSHDQNGSNNGPNPSVPLIPYMPAPNHFASSGPNGTFDPSMYANYMNNVAAAAAAASSYSPHFRRSSLPNAWRPTSSSESKLKNCQEEDEDDANVDQEEEEEEEEEEEERDDDELPDEDVGNGTTRNNIGNHTNQGMNTLDGATEATTSTLSDSPDRIGNSTTTYNNSSAGSISNNYKRKYSSGKFGFNNEPINPYYYPYYYPPIHYPLGPGHSSLNASPYMMVYPMPPHGNPPPVGPPPPENMINGNVPLSAIPRDMTISGETSNLNSYEISERPRKEKEILDY; this is encoded by the coding sequence ATGGTCTCGACTACAAAAAGTActagtagtagtagtagtaataGCTGTAACGCAGAACAATATTTGGCAGAAAATGAGTTGTTAATTTCAGATCAAGATATATCTTCCCATTCAAAGTCATCTACaatggaaaaaattattaatactcaaaatgataatacttcagattttgatggtgatgatgatgatgacgaatCGAACGGAAGCAgtttagaaaatgaatttgatagaaaagTTTCAATTAAAGAGGATTGTGCAAGCAAAAACATAAATACTAGTAGTAATAATTCAACAACTTCTAATGGACCTCGTGGATTACCCTCATCATGTGTATTTGTTGCAAGTTTAGCGGCTACACTATCGGATGATAAATTATGTATCTCTGTggctgaaaaatttaaacaGTATGGTAAATTAAATGGGGTCAAAGTATTAAGagatcaagaaaatagaCCATATGCTTTTGTTCAATATGCAAACGATCATGATGCAAATTTAGCATTAAAAGAGGCCCATGGTTCGACTTTAAATGGTAGAATTATTAGATGTGAACGTGCTAGAGTTAATAGGACACTCTTTATCAATCATAATTTGCCTATCTCTTTCACTGAGGTGGAAGATTTCTGTACATCATTTGGTGAATTGGAACAAATTGTACCAAGTAGAGATAAAAATCAATTCTCTCAAAAGTATACATATCCAATAACAATATCCAATTCATGGTTTGTTAGGTTTGTTTATAGAGATGATGCTATTCGTTGTTTTGCAAATTTAAAGACCGATTCAAATTGGCATAATGTTCAATGGGCACAAAATATTAATGTTcctaaaaaatttaatttattaagCAAACAACAGCAAGGTATTAGTACTAATAAGTTAGATCAAGTTAGTGTTGGTTACGATATGGAGAGTTCGGctacttcttcatcttcttcctcatcatccACAAACCTATTCAAGTCACAATcaagaaatgataataatattgatattagtattgataaaagatcaatttttgttgGTCAATTACCAGACGAAACTAATtatgataatttgaaaaaccaTTTCCAACTTCATGGTGAAATATCAGATATTAATTTGATTCATAAACAAACTAACGTCTTCgcatttattgaatatgaAACCGAAAATGCAGCTGCATCTGcattagaaaaagaaaatcactcaatatttttaaataaGACAATCCATGTTCAATACAAAGAAATTGGGGGCCTACATAATAATAGGAAGAATTTTAGaagattatcaaatctgaatcaaaataatagtaacaataataatagtcctttgaaatttaatgGGCCACAGTTAAATTTGGCTCCTCCACCTATTAATATGTTTCGTAGAAGGTCACACGACCAAAATGGTTCAAATAATGGGCCCAACCCCTCGGTTCCTCTAATACCATATATGCCAGCACCAAACCATTTTGCGTCCAGTGGTCCAAATGGTACATTTGATCCAAGTATGTACGCTAATTATATGAATAATGTCGCAGCTGCAGCTGCAGCTGCATCATCATATTCTCCCCATTTTAGACGTAGTTCTTTGCCAAATGCGTGGAGGCCAACGTCATCAAGTGAaagtaaattgaaaaattgtcaagaagaggatgaagaCGATGCTAATGTTGAtcaagaagaggaagaggaagaagaagaagaagaagaagaacgtgatgatgatgaactACCAGATGAGGATGTTGGTAACGGTACAACGAGAAATAATATTGGGAATCATACCAATCAAGGCATGAACACTTTGGATGGGGCCACCGAAGCAACCACTTCCACCCTTTCTGATTCACCAGATAGAATTGGTAACTCAACTACAACTTATAACAACTCATCTGCTGGCAGCATCAGTAATAACTACAAGAGGAAATATAGTTCAGGGAAATTTGGCTTCAACAATGAGCCAATTAATCCTTACTATTACCCATATTATTATCCTCCAATTCATTATCCTTTAGGGCCAGGTCATTCGTCTCTAAATGCCAGTCCATACATGATGGTGTATCCCATGCCCCCACATGGAAATCCTCCCCCTGTAGGACCACCGCCACCTGAAAATATGATTAACGGTAATGTCCCATTAAGTGCTATTCCAAGAGATATGACTATTTCGGGTGAAACTTCGAATTTAAATTCCTATGAAATTTCTGAACGaccaagaaaagaaaaagaaatactTGATTATTAG
- the HSP104 gene encoding chaperone ATPase HSP104 (similar to Saccharomyces cerevisiae HSP104 (YLL026W); ancestral locus Anc_4.32): MNDETQFTEKALNVLTIAQKLAEDHQHPQLQPIHLLAAFIATPEDGSVSYLQNLFDQARYDYDLFKKSVNKHLVRIAQQHPAPQQVTPSYALGQVLQDAAKIQKQQKDSFIAQDHLLFALFKDSSIKQIFKDVQVDVESIKQQALKLRGNQKIDSRNADTNTPLEYLSKYAIDMTEQARQGKLDPVIGREEEIRSTIRVLARRIKSNPCLIGEPGIGKTSIIEGIASRIVDNDVPTILQGCRLFSLDLASLTAGAKYKGDFEERLKGVLKEVETSTQLIILFIDEIHMLMGNGKDDAANILKPALSRGHLKVIGATTNNEYRSIVEKDGAFERRFQKIEVSEPTLRQTVAILRGLQQKYEIHHGVRILDSALVTAAQLAKRYLPYRRLPDSALDLVDISCAGVAVARDSKPEELDSKERQLQLIEVEIKALERDKDADNTTKDRLQKVKQLEASLKEELEPLRQRYSQERQGHEKLTSAKKKLEELENKAIDAERRYDNATAADLRYFAIPDIKKQIEHLENEVAEEQQRSQSMISNVVDSDTIGETAARLTGIPVKKLTESENEKLIHMERDLSSEVVGQTEAVKAVSNAVRLSRSGLSNPRQPASFLFLGLSGSGKTELAKTIAGFLFNDKDMMIRVDCSELSEKYSVSKLLGTTAGYVGFEEGGFLTNQLQYKPYSVLLFDEVEKAHPDVLTIMLQMLDDGRVTSGQGKTIDCSNCIIIMTSNLGAEYIIGQEGSKIQDSTKTNVMNVVKSHFRPEFLNRISSIVVFNKLSRKAIHKIVDIRLKEIEERFEMNDKHYHLEVSKEAKDFLARYGYSEDLGARPLNRLIQNEILNKMAIKILKNEIRDKETVRVILKEGKERGTGNNEDEEESLEVLPNHASEYAYDEDMDIDYENSSSDNIDEYEHVTSANVD; encoded by the coding sequence ATGAACGACGAGACACAATTTACAGAAAAGGCATTGAATGTCTTGACTATAGCACAGAAGCTTGCAGAAGATCATCAACACCCACAATTGCAGCCCATTCATTTACTTGCTGCCTTTATTGCAACACCAGAGGATGGTTCTGTTTCATACTTACAAAACTTATTTGATCAGGCAAGATATGATTACgatcttttcaagaaaagtgTTAATAAGCATTTGGTTCGCATAGCACAGCAACATCCTGCTCCACAGCAAGTTACTCCTAGTTATGCTTTGGGCCAGGTCTTACAAGACGCTGCCAAGATtcaaaaacaacaaaagGATTCATTCATCGCCCAGGatcatttattatttgcattattcaaagattCTTCAATCAAACAGATTTTTAAAGATGTTCAAGTTGACGTAGAATCTATAAAGCAACAAGCTTTAAAATTGAGAGGTAATCAAAAGATTGATTCCAGAAACGCTGATACCAATACACCATTGGAATATTTGAGCAAATATGCCATTGATATGACTGAACAAGCCAGACAGGGTAAATTGGATCCGGTTATTGgtagagaagaagaaataagaaGCACCATTAGGGTTTTAGCAAGAAGAATCAAATCTAATCCATGTTTAATTGGTGAGCCTGGTATTGGTAAAACTAGTATCATTGAAGGTATTGCATCCAGAATTGTTGATAATGATGTGCCCACGATTTTGCAAGGTTGTAGATTATTCAGTTTGGATTTAGCTTCATTGACCGCTGGTGCCAAGTATAAAggtgattttgaagaaagattgaaaGGTGTTTTGAAAGAGGTTGAAACGTCCACACAATTGATCATTTTAttcattgatgaaattcATATGTTAATGGGTAACGGTAAAGATGATGCAGCAAACATTTTGAAACCAGCACTATCTAGAGGGCACTTAAAAGTAATTGGTGCCACGACGAATAATGAATATAGATCTATTGTGGAAAAAGATGGTGCATTCGaaagaagatttcaaaagattgaaGTTTCTGAGCCTACTTTGAGACAAACAGTGGCCATTTTAAGAGGTTTGCAACAAAAGTATGAAATCCATCATGGTGTTAGAATTTTAGATAGTGCATTAGTTACTGCTGCACAATTAGCCAAACGTTATTTGCCATACAGAAGATTACCGGATTCTGCATTAGATTTGGTTGATATTTCTTGTGCAGGTGTTGCAGTGGCTAGAGATTCGAAACCGGAAGAATTAGATTCCAAAGAAAGACAGTTACAATTAATAGAAGTGGAAATCAAGGCTTTGGAAAGAGATAAGGATGCCGATAATACCACTAAAGATAGATTACAAAAGGTCAAACAGTTAGAAgcttctttgaaagaagagTTAGAACCATTGAGACAACGTTATAGTCAAGAAAGACAAGgacatgaaaaattaacaTCCgcaaagaagaagttggaggaattagaaaataaagCTATTGATGCCGAACGTAGATACGATAATGCGACTGCTGCAGATCTTAGATATTTTGCTATTCCAGATATCAAGAAGCAAATAGAACACTTGGAAAATGAGGTTGCAGAAGAACAACAACGTTCTCAATCGATGATTTCTAATGTTGTTGATTCTGACACTATAGGCGAAACAGCAGCAAGATTGACCGGTATTCCTGTAAAGAAATTAACAGAATCAGAAAATGAGAAATTGATCCATATGGAACGTGATCTATCATCTGAAGTTGTTGGTCAAACTGAAGCTGTTAAAGCAGTTTCCAATGCCGTGAGATTGAGTAGATCAGGGTTATCTAATCCAAGACAGCCGgcatcatttttattccTTGGTTTATCAGGTAGTGGTAAGACTGAATTAGCAAAGACAATAGCTGGATTCTTattcaatgataaagaTATGATGATTAGAGTTGATTGTTCTGAATTGagtgaaaaatattctgTTTCCAAGTTATTAGGTACAACAGCGGGTTATGTTGGTTTTGAAGAAGGTGGTTTCTTAACAAATCAATTACAATACAAGCCATATTCtgttttattatttgatgagGTGGAAAAGGCACACCCCGATGTCCTAACTATTATGTTGCAAATGCTAGATGACGGTAGAGTGACATCTGGACAAGGTAAGACCATTGATTGTTCGAattgtattattataatgACATCTAATTTAGGTGCTGAATACATTATTGGACAAGAAGGTTCAAAGATTCAAGATTCTACCAAGACTAATGTTATGAATGTTGTTAAATCACATTTCAGAcctgaatttttgaatagaatCTCTAGTATTGttgttttcaataaattatcaagaaagGCTATTCATAAGATTGTTGATATCagattgaaagaaatcGAAGAAAGGTTTGAAATGAATGATAAACATTATCATTTGGAAGTTTCTAAAGAAGCTAAAGATTTCCTTGCTAGATATGGTTATTCCGAAGATTTAGGCGCAAGACCATTAAACAGATTGATTCagaatgaaattttgaacaagATGGcaattaaaattttgaaaaatgaaattcgTGATAAAGAAACCGTCAGAGTTATATTAAAAGAAGGTAAAGAGCGTGGTACGggtaataatgaagatgaagaagaaagtttgGAAGTGTTACCAAACCATGCAAGTGAGTATGCATACGATGAAGATATGGATATTGATTACGAAAATAGTAGTAGTGACAACATAGATGAATATGAGCACGTGACATCTGCCAACGTTGATtag
- the ISA1 gene encoding Fe-binding Fe/S cluster assembly protein ISA1 (similar to Saccharomyces cerevisiae ISA1 (YLL027W); ancestral locus Anc_4.31), with protein sequence MLISQNARNVVLLYNKRLITSSIVIRRNNNVAAQSSGFKLKFIPQPPTFGNKSSPRKLKFIPNTVKTEPPSVNPVRQVKWSTHAMPSKEALLKQTEVAQAKKKEHEKVVNDAIKESTTSKAPRKGRRVLRPKIPLITLSSNAIKHLKKLLNEPDPKLIRIGTKNRGCSGTTYHLEYVTKPEKFDEIIEQDGIKIVIDSKALFSVIGSEMDWLDDKLSSKFIFRNPNAKGTCGCGESFML encoded by the coding sequence ATGCTCATCTCACAAAACGCAAGAAACGTAGTACTATTGTATAACAAAAGACTAATAACAAGTTCAATCGTGATACGAAGGAATAATAATGTTGCAGCACAAAGTAGTGGCTTCAAGTTGAAGTTTATACCTCAGCCACCCACATTTGGAAACAAGTCAAGCCCAAGGAAGTTAAAATTTATACCAAATACCGTCAAGACAGAACCCCCCTCCGTGAATCCAGTAAGGCAGGTTAAATGGTCAACTCATGCGATGCCATCGAAAGAAGCACTGCTCAAGCAAACTGAAGTTGCACAGGCTAAAAAAAAGGAACATGAAAAAGTCGTTAACGATGCGATTAAAGAGAGCACTACTTCTAAAGCTCCTCGTAAGGGGCGCAGGGTGTTGAGACCCAAAATACCACTAATCactttatcttcaaatgcCATCaaacatttgaagaaattgctGAACGAACCAGATCCAAAGTTAATCAGAATAGGCACTAAGAACCGTGGATGTTCTGGGACCACATACCATTTGGAATACGTTACAAAACCGgagaaatttgatgaaatcattgaacAAGACGGTATCAAAATAGTCATTGATTCAAAAGCATTATTCAGTGTTATTGGCAGCGAGATGGATTGGCTTGACGACAAACTATCTTCAAAGTTTATTTTCAGGAACCCAAATGCTAAGGGTACATGCGGTTGCGGTGAAAGTTTTATGCTTTGA
- the KAFR0F02800 gene encoding sugar porter family MFS transporter produces the protein MNNTPTNNTNSSSESRAGSFLSNESNKKDNVIIELDSSNQELPVEIPKKPASAYITVVIICLMVAFGGFVFGWDTGTISGFLAQTDFLRRFGELQADGTYAFSNIRTGLVVSIFCLGCAIGGILFSKLGDTYGRRIALVIVTLVYMVGIVICISANSKWYQYAIGRVFAGLGVGGIAVYSPLLISEASPKHLRGTLVSCYQLMITAGIFVGYILNYITKSTLTNSLQWRLPLGLGFLWAILMIVAMFFVPESPRYLIEVGKIEEARRSVARSNKIDVEDPAVTVEVEFLSAAVEAERAAGSASWGELFSTNGKVLQRLIMGICVQSLQQLTGANYFFYYGTTIFKSIGLEDSFQTSIIIGVVNFASTFVGIYFVERFGRRRCLLWGAAVMTVCFAIYGAIGVKALYPNGESQPSSKSAGNVMIVFTCFYIFSFATTWAPIAFVIVAETFPLRVKAKGMAVSVGANWTWNFLIGFFTPFITGAINFYYGFVFMGCLIVAWVYVFFFVPETKGLSLEEVNTMWEEGVLPWKSANWVPPARRDAEYNPEDFVKH, from the coding sequence atgaataataCACCTACAAATAACACTAACTCAAGTTCAGAGTCAAGAGCTGGCTCTTTTCTCTCAAACGAGTCTAACAAGAAAGATAATGTCATCATCGAGTTAGACTCTTCAAATCAAGAACTTCCTGTCGAAATTCCCAAAAAACCAGCTTCTGCTTACATTACCGTTGTCATCATTTGTCTAATGGTTGCATTTGGTGGTTTTGTCTTCGGTTGGGATACTGGTACCATTTCCGGGTTTTTAGCTCAAACTGACTTCTTAAGAAGATTCGGTGAATTACAAGCTGATGGAACTTACGCTTTCTCTAACATTAGAACTGGTCTCGTTGTCTCTATTTTCTGTCTCGGCTGTGCAATTGGTGGTATTCTTTTCTCTAAATTAGGTGACACTTACGGTCGTAGAATTGCTTTGGTTATTGTTACTCTCGTTTATATGGTTGGTATTGTCATTTGTATCTCAGCTAATTCAAAATGGTACCAATATGCCATCGGAAGAGTCTTTGCTGGTTTGGGTGTTGGTGGTATTGCTGTTTACTCCCCACTATTAATTTCAGAAGCCTCTCCAAAACATTTAAGAGGTACTTTAGTCTCATGCTACCAATTGATGATTACCGCTGGTATCTTTGTCGGTTACATCTTAAACTACATCACTAAATCAACCTTAACCAACTCGTTACAATGGAGACTCCCACTAGGTCTAGGTTTCCTCTGGGCCATCTTAATGATTGTTGCTATGTTCTTTGTTCCAGAATCCCCACGTTACTTAATCGAAGTCGGCAAGATTGAAGAAGCCAGACGTTCTGTCGCAAGATCTAACAAGATCGATGTCGAAGACCCTGCTGTTACTGTCGAAGTTGAATTCTTATCCGCTGCTGTCGAAGCTGAAAGAGCTGCCGGTAGTGCTTCTTGGGGTGAATTATTTTCTACCAACGGTAAGGTTCTACAACGTTTAATTATGGGTATTTGTGTCCAATCATTGCAACAATTAACCGGTGCTAACTACTTCTTCTACTATGGTACTACTATTTTCAAGTCTATTGGTTTAGAAGATTCTTTCCAAACTTCTATCATTATCGGTGTTGTTAATTTTGCCTCTACTTTCGTTGGTATCTACTTCGTTGAAAGATTCGGCCGTCGTAGATGTCTATTATGGGGTGCTGCTGTTATGACTGTCTGTTTCGCAATTTATGGTGCTATTGGTGTCAAAGCCTTATATCCAAATGGTGAAAGTCAACCATCCTCCAAATCAGCTGGTAACGTCATGATTGTCTTTACTTGTTTCTACATCTTCTCATTTGCTACCACATGGGCTCCAATTGCATTCGTCATTGTTGCTGAAACTTTCCCATTAAGAGTCAAAGCCAAGGGTATGGCCGTCTCAGTTGGTGCTAACTGGACATGGAATTTCTTGATTGGTTTCTTCACCCCATTCATCACTGGCGCCATTAACTTCTACTATGGTTTCGTCTTCATGGGCTGTCTAATCGTTGCTTGGGTCTacgtcttcttcttcgttcCAGAAACTAAAGGTTTATCTTTAGAGGAAGTTAACACTATGTGGGAAGAAGGTGTATTACCATGGAAATCAGCTAACTGGGTCCCACCAGCAAGAAGAGATGCCGAATACAACCCTGAAGATTTTGTTAAGCACTAG
- the ATG15 gene encoding triglyceride lipase ATG15 (similar to Saccharomyces cerevisiae ATG15 (YCR068W); ancestral locus Anc_6.335), whose translation MRKEKRFSGRLRIFRTPTLISELVILLLFLGFCSFKSRLFLVDDPTQKSNSLAGTFKLKQIHRHGVGSYYKFHQKLDVTDDFAEEAGILFRSEELKLLSENPDETFWSKNTEFQTTNPFSYEFPLKYQHMSMKRMENRHPDFVEAYINNDIEREEHWIDEDVLVPDVSDRNTVILMALMSSNAYVRLPEKHNWRNISDGDDNWKDVTSPHFGWDGNGLRGHVFVNEVDKIAVISIKGTSATGLPGSEDDETTASDKINDNLLFSCCCARVSYLWTTVCPCYVKSKTCDESCLERELRRKDRYYSIAMDIYRSVVEDYPDYSIWLTGHSLGGALASLVGRTYGSPVLTYETPGDALAARRLHLPHPPGLPNYLEGIWHIGHTADPIYMGTCNGASSACSIAGYAMETACHTGKVCVYDVVKDKGWRVNLLNHKIHTVIDEILTKYDDVPTCGEPSSCIDCYNWKYWPDEDGDHDSTTSRIVTTTSVATSTTRTTVSSTCIGRNWLGFCTEYGPVLPTGSA comes from the coding sequence ATGCGAAAGGAAAAGAGGTTTAGTGGGAGGTTGCGCATCTTTCGCACACCTACCCTTATATCAGAATTAGTAATTTTACTTTTATTTCTAGGATTTTGTTCGTTCAAGAGTAGGCTCTTCCTAGTTGACGATCCAACACAAAAGAGTAATTCTCTTGCGGGgactttcaaattgaaacaGATTCATCGTCATGGTGTCGGTTcatattataaatttcatcaaaagcTTGACGTTACGGACGACTTTGCAGAGGAAGCAGGCATATTGTTCAGATCAGAAGAACTCAAACTCTTATCAGAGAATCCAGATGAAACATTCTGGTCTAAAAATACCGAATTCCAAACTACAAATCCTTTTTCTTACGAGTTCCctttaaaatatcaacatATGTCTATGAAGAGAATGGAAAATAGACACCCGGATTTTGTTGAAGCATACATCAATAACGATATTGAGCGTGAAGAGCACTGGATAGACGAAGATGTACTTGTACCAGATGTGTCTGATAGAAATACAGTGATCCTTATGGCGCTAATGTCGTCTAATGCTTATGTCCGTTTGCCAGAAAAGCATAATTGGAGGAATATAAGTGATGGCGATGATAATTGGAAGGATGTAACTTCACCACATTTTGGTTGGGATGGTAATGGTTTAAGAGGACATGTCTTTGTGAATGAAGTTGACAAAATTGCCGTTATATCTATTAAAGGTACTTCTGCAACAGGTCTTCCCGGttcagaagatgatgaaactACGGCTAGTGATAAGATTAATGACAACCTATTGTTTTCCTGTTGTTGTGCAAGAGTAAGCTACCTATGGACCACTGTATGTCCATGCTATGTCAAGTCAAAAACTTGCGATGAATCATGTTTAGAACGTGAGCTTAGACGTAAGGACAGGTATTATTCTATTGCTATGGATATATATAGGAGTGTTGTCGAAGACTATCCAGATTACTCTATATGGTTAACTGGTCATTCCCTTGGGGGTGCATTGGCAAGCCTTGTCGGTAGAACATATGGTTCGCCTGTACTGACTTATGAGACGCCTGGTGATGCCTTGGCGGCAAGAAGATTGCATTTGCCTCATCCACCGGGATTGCCAAATTATCTGGAAGGTATTTGGCATATCGGTCATACCGCAGATCCTATATATATGGGAACTTGTAATGGTGCAAGTTCCGCATGTTCAATTGCAGGTTATGCAATGGAAACTGCATGTCATACCGGGAAAGTTTGCGTTTATGATGTTGTGAAAGATAAAGGATGGCGCGTCAACTTGTTAAACCATAAGATTCATACAGTAATCGACGAAATCTTAAcaaaatatgatgatgTTCCAACATGTGGGGAGCCTAGTTCCTGCATTGACTGTTATAACTGGAAATATTGGCCCGACGAAGATGGTGATCATGATAGCACCACATCTAGGATAGTAACCACCACGTCTGTTGCCACTAGCACAACTAGAACTACCGTTTCTTCCACATGTATAGGTAGAAATTGGTTAGGATTTTGTACTGAGTATGGTCCTGTACTCCCAACAGGAAGTGCCTAG